Proteins found in one Candidatus Woesearchaeota archaeon genomic segment:
- a CDS encoding NUMOD1 domain-containing DNA-binding protein: protein MNKIKYIVYLTVNIANKKIYIGVHKTSSEKFDGYIGCGVFITQPCTYKNSTTAFQYAVNKYGVDKFLRFTLYEFDTEEEAYKKEEELVTEDFVKRENTYNMMIGGKTWSNNQKIKVYMYNLEGEFIEKFDSVNDAGRFFNKQNGSEISKSIRLGHQCHGHQFSYKKLPFMKHFKRKVTKKTKESIEKTISKQRKSVGKFSKDGVLLETFKSLNACRRAGYTNAQGVIEKRRNHCKGFIFKYI from the coding sequence ATGAATAAAATAAAATACATTGTATATCTCACAGTCAATATAGCGAATAAAAAGATATATATTGGAGTACACAAAACAAGCTCAGAAAAATTTGATGGTTACATTGGTTGTGGTGTATTTATAACACAGCCCTGCACTTATAAAAATAGTACTACAGCTTTTCAATATGCAGTAAACAAATATGGAGTAGATAAATTTTTAAGATTTACTTTATATGAATTTGATACAGAAGAAGAGGCTTATAAAAAAGAGGAAGAGTTAGTTACAGAAGATTTTGTAAAAAGAGAAAATACATATAACATGATGATAGGTGGAAAAACCTGGAGTAATAATCAAAAAATTAAAGTATATATGTATAATCTAGAGGGAGAGTTTATAGAAAAGTTTGATTCTGTAAATGATGCTGGAAGATTTTTTAATAAACAGAATGGGTCAGAAATTAGCAAGTCAATTAGACTTGGACATCAATGTCATGGGCACCAGTTTAGTTATAAAAAATTACCTTTTATGAAACACTTTAAAAGAAAAGTAACTAAAAAAACTAAAGAATCTATTGAAAAAACTATAAGTAAGCAGAGAAAATCAGTTGGAAAATTTAGCAAAGATGGAGTTTTACTTGAAACATTTAAATCATTAAATGCTTGTAGAAGAGCAGGATATACAAATGCTCAAGGTGTAATAGAAAAAAGAAGAAATCATTGTAAAGGATTTATTTTTAAATATATTTAG